In the genome of Photobacterium sp. TY1-4, one region contains:
- the punC gene encoding purine nucleoside transporter PunC — MNTQPSKITLLWFAFLSMLGFLATDMYLPAFATMQTEFNTSQSLIGLSLSIFLLGMALGQLVYGPLSDRIGRIKVLMGGMVLFSLASLLCAFAPNIEVLLIARFAQALGACSATVIWQAVVVDRYEGKVSERVFATIMPLVALSPALAPLAGAMLEDQFGWRSIFVALVAFGVILAMMTLKEPESAKMDKKQEKVLTQLQRDYRQILSSKKFVGNMLIFAACSAAFFAYLTGSPFVMSAMGYSGADIGLSYAPQTVAFIVGGYGCRALLNKFDGQRVLPWILKLFVGSVTAMLLIALNTEPTTIWPILGPFCLLAVANGAIYPIVISKALEDFKNCSATAAGLLNFLQTTVCFAASGLVSAFSGYGLYTVTIAMFATGFIALTGYALVVQSRRQGLQSAALAEQAIR, encoded by the coding sequence ATGAACACCCAACCTTCAAAAATCACACTCCTCTGGTTTGCATTTCTCAGTATGCTGGGCTTTCTGGCCACAGATATGTATCTGCCGGCTTTTGCCACCATGCAAACTGAATTCAACACTTCTCAGTCGTTGATCGGCTTATCTCTCAGTATTTTCCTGCTGGGTATGGCGCTGGGCCAGCTGGTCTACGGCCCGCTGTCTGACCGAATTGGCCGGATTAAAGTCCTGATGGGCGGTATGGTCCTGTTCAGTCTGGCTTCATTGCTGTGTGCATTTGCACCCAATATTGAAGTCCTGTTAATAGCCCGTTTTGCTCAGGCCCTTGGCGCCTGTAGTGCCACAGTCATCTGGCAGGCCGTGGTGGTTGACCGCTATGAAGGCAAAGTCTCAGAGCGCGTCTTCGCGACCATTATGCCTTTGGTGGCCTTGTCTCCGGCCTTGGCACCATTAGCTGGTGCGATGCTGGAGGATCAGTTCGGCTGGCGCAGCATTTTCGTTGCTCTGGTTGCCTTTGGGGTTATTCTGGCCATGATGACGCTAAAAGAACCTGAAAGCGCCAAAATGGATAAAAAACAGGAGAAAGTCCTCACTCAGCTTCAGCGGGACTATCGCCAAATTCTAAGTTCAAAAAAGTTCGTCGGAAATATGCTCATCTTTGCGGCCTGTTCTGCAGCTTTCTTTGCCTACCTGACCGGGTCACCATTCGTGATGTCTGCGATGGGCTACTCCGGTGCCGATATCGGCCTGAGCTACGCCCCGCAAACCGTGGCCTTCATTGTTGGCGGTTATGGCTGCCGGGCACTACTCAATAAATTTGACGGTCAGCGTGTCCTGCCATGGATCCTGAAACTGTTTGTTGGCAGTGTGACGGCGATGCTGCTGATTGCACTCAACACCGAGCCGACAACCATCTGGCCGATCCTGGGTCCATTCTGTCTGCTGGCTGTCGCCAACGGCGCAATTTATCCGATTGTGATCAGCAAGGCGCTGGAAGATTTTAAAAACTGTAGTGCCACTGCTGCCGGTTTGCTGAACTTCCTGCAAACAACAGTCTGTTTTGCGGCCAGTGGCCTGGTCTCGGCTTTCTCGGGCTATGGCCTGTACACGGTGACCATCGCCATGTTCGCGACAGGCTTTATCGCCTTAACCGGTTATGCGCTGGTTGTTCAATCGCGTCGCCAGGGGCTGCAATCCGCCGCCCTGGCAGAGCAAGCGATCCGCTGA